A DNA window from Flavisolibacter ginsenosidimutans contains the following coding sequences:
- a CDS encoding adenylosuccinate synthase has protein sequence MVDVILGLQWGDEGKGKIVDYFASQYDVIARFQGGPNAGHTLYVGDKKIVLHQIPSGVFHEQTVNLIGNGVVLDPVTLRKEADKVAAFGIDLKKNLFISERTHLILPTHRALDKAAELSKGESKIGSTLKGIGPAYMDKTGRNGLRVGDLLHKSFTTQYIKLRLKHQKLLDNYNFTEEISEWEEEFFEAIEFLKSLNIVNGEYFINDKISAGKKVLAEGAQGSMLDIDFGTFPFVTSSNTISAGVCNGLGVAPQKIKEVIGVSKAYCTRVGGGPFPTELEDETGEKLRKVGNEFGATTGRPRRCGWMDLVALKYACMLNGVTQIVMTKADVLDAFEELNVCTAYEIAGRETKEIPFQMTHAAIAPKYQSFKGWNCDSSSIKNAANLPAEMKAYIQFINGALGAEVKYISNGPGRDQLIKI, from the coding sequence ATGGTTGATGTAATTCTTGGACTGCAATGGGGCGACGAAGGCAAAGGAAAAATCGTGGACTACTTTGCTTCGCAATACGACGTGATTGCCCGCTTTCAGGGCGGTCCAAACGCCGGGCATACTTTGTATGTGGGCGATAAAAAAATTGTGCTGCACCAAATCCCTTCCGGTGTTTTTCACGAGCAAACGGTTAATTTAATCGGCAACGGCGTGGTGCTTGACCCGGTAACGCTGCGCAAAGAAGCCGACAAGGTTGCCGCCTTTGGCATTGACCTCAAGAAAAATCTTTTCATCTCCGAACGAACGCACCTCATTCTTCCCACACACCGAGCTTTGGACAAAGCCGCGGAACTTTCAAAGGGAGAAAGCAAAATTGGTTCAACATTAAAAGGCATCGGACCGGCTTACATGGACAAGACGGGCCGCAACGGTTTGCGTGTGGGCGATTTGCTGCACAAAAGCTTTACCACGCAATACATTAAGCTTCGGTTGAAGCACCAAAAATTGCTCGACAATTACAACTTCACCGAAGAGATTTCGGAATGGGAAGAAGAGTTTTTTGAAGCCATTGAGTTTTTGAAATCGCTTAACATTGTCAACGGCGAATACTTCATCAACGATAAAATTTCTGCGGGCAAAAAGGTATTGGCCGAAGGAGCACAGGGCAGCATGTTGGACATTGATTTCGGCACTTTCCCTTTTGTAACGTCAAGCAACACAATCTCCGCCGGTGTGTGCAACGGACTGGGCGTGGCACCGCAAAAAATCAAGGAAGTCATCGGCGTAAGCAAGGCTTATTGCACCCGCGTGGGCGGCGGTCCATTTCCTACGGAACTCGAAGATGAAACAGGAGAGAAGTTGCGCAAAGTAGGAAACGAATTTGGCGCTACCACAGGTCGTCCGCGCCGCTGCGGCTGGATGGATTTGGTGGCCCTCAAATATGCGTGCATGTTGAACGGCGTGACGCAAATTGTAATGACGAAAGCAGATGTGCTGGATGCCTTTGAGGAATTAAACGTATGCACGGCGTACGAAATAGCCGGAAGAGAAACAAAGGAGATTCCGTTTCAAATGACACATGCGGCCATTGCGCCAAAATACCAATCTTTCAAAGGCTGGAACTGTGATTCGTCTTCAATTAAAAACGCAGCCAATCTGCCCGCCGAGATGAAAGCCTATATTCAATTTATTAACGGGGCATTGGGTGCAGAAGTAAAATATATTTCGAACGGCCCGGGCCGCGACCAACTAATCAAAATCTGA
- a CDS encoding Sec-independent protein translocase subunit TatA/TatB, whose product MGPLGFNEILIILIIVLLLFGGKKIPELMRGLGRGVREFNDAKDNVRKEIESGVNDTRSSSTTTTSNTTSTPSQTQP is encoded by the coding sequence ATGGGACCTTTAGGTTTTAATGAAATTCTGATCATCCTCATCATTGTGCTGCTGCTGTTTGGTGGTAAAAAAATTCCCGAACTGATGCGTGGCCTGGGCCGTGGCGTTCGTGAGTTTAACGATGCGAAAGACAACGTGCGCAAAGAAATTGAAAGCGGCGTAAACGATACCCGTTCTTCCAGCACAACGACGACTTCGAACACTACAAGCACGCCTTCGCAAACACAACCTTAA
- a CDS encoding DNA-3-methyladenine glycosylase, protein MKKLPLSFYLRDDVVAIAKDLLGKVLATNFNGEYTSGRIVETEAYAGELDKASHASKGRTERTEIMFGEGGRAYVYLCYGIHQMFNIVTAKEGVAHAVLIRAVEPLEGKDIMLQRTGKKKWDDNITSGPGRLGKAFGFHTLQCGLSLQSKELFVADDGFVVKKEDLLSSPRIGVDYAGEHAEWHYRFYLEGSKYVSGKKK, encoded by the coding sequence ATGAAAAAACTTCCGCTTTCGTTTTACCTGCGCGACGACGTAGTAGCCATTGCCAAAGACCTGTTGGGAAAAGTGCTGGCAACAAATTTTAACGGCGAATACACATCAGGACGCATTGTGGAAACTGAAGCCTACGCCGGCGAATTGGACAAAGCTTCACACGCATCGAAAGGCCGCACCGAACGCACAGAAATCATGTTTGGTGAAGGTGGAAGAGCTTACGTTTACCTGTGCTACGGCATTCATCAAATGTTCAACATCGTTACCGCAAAAGAAGGCGTGGCGCACGCCGTTTTGATTCGCGCTGTGGAGCCACTCGAAGGAAAGGATATTATGCTTCAACGCACGGGGAAAAAGAAGTGGGATGACAACATCACCAGCGGGCCGGGACGTTTGGGAAAAGCCTTTGGCTTTCACACTTTGCAATGCGGATTGTCATTGCAAAGCAAGGAATTGTTTGTTGCCGATGACGGTTTTGTTGTGAAGAAAGAAGACCTCCTTTCATCGCCGCGCATCGGCGTGGATTATGCCGGCGAACACGCAGAGTGGCATTACCGGTTTTATCTCGAAGGAAGCAAATACGTAAGCGGAAAGAAGAAATGA
- a CDS encoding EI24 domain-containing protein, whose amino-acid sequence MLKEIIIAIQSFFEAHNFIRKHRLWKWILIPGLVYMILFVVGIYFFINSSDKAVTLLSNRLGITAWLQRQASDLLYFLFVMAAIMLRLILFFFYFSLFKYLFLIVGSPVFAYLSEKTSSLIEGKDFPFSTSQLLKDMTRGIRLSVRNALWQTVYVFAILLLSLLPLAGWISPLIALFIECYYYGFSMLDYSLERNRLPASASIDFIGRHKGLAIGNGLMFYLMHVVPFIGWVLAPAYAVIAATLSLYKVKGQAAIGNKQ is encoded by the coding sequence TTGCTCAAAGAAATCATCATCGCCATCCAGTCTTTTTTTGAAGCCCACAATTTCATTCGGAAGCACCGGTTGTGGAAGTGGATCTTGATTCCGGGCCTTGTGTACATGATCTTGTTTGTGGTGGGCATTTATTTTTTTATCAACTCATCGGACAAAGCCGTTACGCTGTTAAGCAACAGACTCGGCATCACCGCCTGGTTGCAACGCCAGGCCAGCGACCTGCTGTATTTTCTGTTTGTGATGGCGGCCATTATGCTGCGGCTCATCTTGTTCTTTTTTTACTTCTCGCTTTTTAAATACTTGTTCCTGATCGTTGGCTCGCCGGTGTTTGCTTATTTAAGCGAGAAAACATCGAGCTTAATTGAAGGAAAAGATTTTCCGTTTTCAACGTCGCAATTGCTGAAAGACATGACGCGGGGCATCCGGCTTTCGGTACGCAACGCACTGTGGCAAACGGTGTACGTGTTTGCTATTTTGTTGCTCTCGCTGTTGCCGCTTGCGGGCTGGATATCGCCGCTTATTGCCTTGTTTATCGAATGTTATTACTACGGCTTTTCCATGCTTGATTACAGCCTTGAGCGAAACCGGCTGCCGGCAAGTGCCAGCATTGATTTCATCGGGCGGCACAAAGGTCTCGCCATCGGCAACGGCCTGATGTTTTACCTTATGCACGTCGTTCCCTTTATCGGTTGGGTATTGGCGCCGGCTTACGCAGTGATTGCCGCTACCTTAAGTTTGTACAAGGTAAAAGGACAAGCAGCAATCGGAAATAAACAATAA
- a CDS encoding SAM-dependent methyltransferase — MPATVYLIPTVLSEGATDCLPAYILAAVKQCNVFFVENERTARRYLKSIWKEMVIDDYEWFNMKEVTREVEAGFLQKIKEEKGIGIISEAGCPGVADPGQTLVHLAQQKGVTVKPLVGPNSILLALMASGMNGQRFQFAGYLPIDLAQRAKAIKALEAESKQKDCTQIFIETPYRNNQLLETLLKTCQPQTQICIAADITSEEEFIQTKTVQQWKNALPQLHKRPVIFLLYAGL; from the coding sequence ATGCCCGCGACAGTTTACCTCATACCCACCGTTTTGTCCGAAGGTGCAACGGACTGTTTACCGGCCTACATTCTGGCGGCAGTAAAGCAATGCAATGTTTTTTTTGTAGAGAACGAACGAACCGCAAGGCGTTACCTGAAATCCATTTGGAAAGAAATGGTGATTGACGATTACGAATGGTTCAACATGAAGGAAGTAACGCGGGAGGTTGAAGCAGGTTTTCTGCAAAAAATTAAGGAAGAAAAAGGCATTGGTATTATCAGCGAAGCCGGTTGTCCCGGCGTGGCCGACCCGGGGCAAACGCTTGTTCATCTTGCACAACAAAAAGGCGTAACCGTTAAGCCCTTGGTTGGCCCAAACTCCATCTTGCTTGCGCTGATGGCCAGTGGCATGAACGGTCAGCGGTTTCAGTTTGCCGGTTACCTTCCTATTGACCTTGCACAAAGAGCAAAGGCGATAAAGGCATTGGAGGCCGAATCAAAGCAAAAAGACTGCACGCAAATTTTTATCGAGACGCCTTACCGCAACAATCAACTGCTGGAAACATTGTTGAAGACTTGCCAGCCGCAAACGCAAATTTGCATTGCCGCGGACATTACAAGTGAAGAAGAGTTCATTCAAACAAAAACGGTGCAGCAGTGGAAGAATGCTTTGCCGCAATTGCACAAGCGTCCGGTAATTTTTTTGTTGTATGCGGGATTGTAA
- a CDS encoding VPS10 domain-containing protein encodes MRKIFLLVLSFGFISSFAQKKKSTSETTNTDSLLFSKVKYRLVGPFRGGRSAAVTGSYRNKNTFYFGATGGGVWKTTDGGSNWKNISDKYFGGTIGAVAVAPSDEDIIYVGEGENTIRGNVSEGKDGIWRSDDGGRTWKNIGLKDGNHIIRIIIHPKDPNTVWAGVLGHAFGPNETRGVYKSTDGGKTWKRTLFVNNLSGVSDMVMEPGNPSVLYAGTWRMIRTPYSMESGGEGSGLWKSTDGGETWTNISSKKGLPKGVWGIVGAAVAPSNPDKIYALIENPSGGMFVSNDGGENWSLTSSDNNIRQRAWYYSKVFVDPKNENTVYAPNVNFMRSRDGGKTFQSLRTPHGDHHDLWIDPADGNRMIVADDGGAQISFDGGENWSNYNNQPTAQFYRVSTDNSFPYRILGAQQDNTTVRIKSRTSGAAITENDWEPTAGAESGYVVADPLNPDIVYGGNYGGYISRLDHKTGENRAVSPWPDNPMGAGADVLKYRFQWNFPIFFSPHNPKRLYTAGNVLFVTENEGASWEQISPDLTTNDKSKQVASGGPITKDNTSVEYYSTIFTAAESPYEKDLLWTGSDDGLVYVSKDGGKHWDNVTPASAPKWMMWNSIDADPFKKGAAYIVGTRYKLDDFTPYIYKTEDYGKTWKLVTAGIAKNHFARVLRADKKRQGLLYAGTEYGMYISYDDGRSWKPFQLNLPMVPITDLTIKENDLIVATQGRAFWAIDDLSVVQQMNSEVVNKPLYVFSSEPVYRMTSGERFSFGTPRNAGANPPAGAVLYYYAKDVNDSTKASVTVYDKDRKEIRTYSTDAKEANRKMDVTKGINQFVWNLRYPESEPIEGMILWNGNPGGIVAPPGNYFAKIKVGKDSAEVPFTVKADPNYKMSGGDYEAQFAFLKTVQDKFNETQKAIKDIRSLRTQINDFVSKQGRDVPKEIKSAADSLNKQLTAIEETLYQTKAKSGQDVLNYPIRLNDKLSGVFDVANSGNALPSKQVRDVYNDLASQIDVQLAKLKTIKEKGVPAFNALIREKALPVIKPTMP; translated from the coding sequence ATGAGAAAAATTTTTCTGCTCGTTTTATCCTTCGGTTTTATTTCCTCCTTCGCACAGAAAAAGAAATCAACAAGCGAAACCACCAACACTGATTCGCTTCTTTTCTCCAAAGTTAAATACCGGCTTGTTGGGCCCTTTCGCGGCGGAAGAAGTGCAGCGGTAACCGGCAGTTATAGAAACAAAAACACCTTCTACTTCGGCGCAACCGGCGGCGGTGTTTGGAAGACAACCGACGGCGGCAGCAACTGGAAAAACATCAGCGATAAATATTTCGGCGGCACCATTGGTGCGGTAGCGGTTGCGCCAAGCGATGAAGACATCATCTACGTTGGAGAGGGCGAGAATACGATTCGCGGCAATGTAAGCGAAGGTAAGGACGGCATTTGGCGCAGCGATGATGGTGGCCGCACGTGGAAGAACATTGGATTAAAAGACGGCAATCACATCATTCGCATCATCATTCATCCCAAAGATCCCAACACGGTTTGGGCCGGCGTTTTAGGACACGCATTCGGACCCAATGAAACAAGAGGAGTTTACAAAAGCACCGACGGCGGTAAAACCTGGAAGCGTACGCTGTTTGTCAACAACCTTTCAGGCGTTTCGGATATGGTGATGGAACCGGGCAATCCTTCTGTTCTTTATGCAGGAACATGGCGCATGATAAGAACGCCGTACAGCATGGAAAGCGGCGGCGAAGGCAGCGGGCTTTGGAAGAGTACAGACGGTGGCGAAACCTGGACAAATATCTCCTCAAAGAAAGGATTGCCAAAAGGTGTGTGGGGCATTGTTGGCGCGGCCGTTGCGCCGTCCAATCCCGATAAAATTTATGCACTCATTGAAAACCCAAGCGGCGGGATGTTTGTATCAAACGATGGCGGTGAAAACTGGTCGTTAACATCAAGCGACAACAACATTCGGCAGCGTGCATGGTACTATTCTAAAGTTTTTGTTGATCCCAAAAACGAGAACACCGTTTATGCACCGAACGTAAACTTCATGCGCAGCAGAGACGGTGGTAAAACCTTTCAATCCTTGCGAACGCCGCACGGCGATCACCATGATTTGTGGATTGATCCTGCCGACGGAAACCGAATGATTGTGGCCGATGACGGTGGGGCACAAATCTCGTTTGACGGCGGCGAGAACTGGAGCAATTACAACAATCAACCCACGGCGCAATTCTACCGTGTATCAACAGACAATTCATTTCCCTACCGCATTCTCGGTGCGCAGCAGGATAACACAACCGTTCGCATTAAAAGCAGAACAAGCGGTGCAGCCATTACCGAAAACGATTGGGAGCCCACCGCCGGCGCGGAAAGCGGTTACGTGGTTGCCGACCCTCTGAATCCCGATATTGTTTACGGCGGCAATTACGGCGGTTATATTTCGCGGCTTGATCACAAAACGGGAGAGAACCGTGCGGTATCGCCCTGGCCCGATAATCCAATGGGCGCAGGCGCTGACGTGTTGAAGTATCGCTTTCAATGGAACTTTCCCATCTTCTTTTCGCCGCACAATCCAAAGCGTTTGTACACGGCGGGCAACGTGTTGTTTGTAACGGAGAATGAAGGCGCTTCCTGGGAGCAAATCTCACCGGATTTAACCACCAACGATAAATCAAAGCAGGTTGCAAGCGGAGGGCCGATCACCAAAGACAATACATCGGTTGAATATTATTCAACCATCTTCACCGCGGCAGAATCGCCTTACGAAAAAGACTTGTTGTGGACGGGCAGCGATGATGGTTTGGTTTACGTGAGCAAAGACGGCGGCAAGCATTGGGACAACGTAACCCCGGCTTCCGCACCCAAATGGATGATGTGGAATTCGATTGATGCCGATCCTTTCAAAAAAGGTGCGGCTTACATTGTTGGAACACGATACAAACTTGATGATTTCACGCCGTACATCTACAAAACCGAAGACTACGGCAAGACCTGGAAACTCGTTACCGCGGGCATTGCAAAAAATCATTTTGCCCGCGTGCTGCGTGCCGACAAAAAGCGGCAAGGCTTGTTGTATGCCGGCACGGAATACGGCATGTATATCTCGTACGACGACGGCAGGAGTTGGAAGCCGTTTCAATTAAATCTTCCAATGGTGCCCATCACAGATTTAACCATTAAGGAAAACGATTTGATTGTGGCTACGCAGGGTCGGGCTTTTTGGGCAATTGATGATTTAAGCGTAGTGCAGCAGATGAACAGCGAGGTTGTAAACAAACCACTGTACGTGTTTAGCAGTGAACCTGTTTACCGGATGACGAGCGGTGAACGTTTCTCTTTTGGTACACCGCGCAACGCAGGTGCAAATCCGCCGGCGGGTGCGGTTTTGTATTACTACGCAAAAGACGTGAACGATTCAACGAAAGCTTCGGTTACGGTTTACGACAAAGACCGCAAAGAGATCAGAACGTATTCTACGGACGCAAAAGAAGCGAACCGGAAAATGGACGTAACCAAAGGCATCAACCAATTTGTCTGGAACCTTCGTTACCCTGAGTCCGAGCCGATTGAAGGCATGATTTTGTGGAACGGAAATCCCGGCGGCATTGTGGCGCCGCCCGGAAATTATTTTGCAAAAATCAAAGTGGGAAAAGATTCCGCCGAAGTTCCCTTTACGGTAAAAGCTGATCCGAACTACAAAATGTCGGGAGGCGATTACGAAGCGCAGTTTGCTTTTCTGAAAACGGTGCAGGACAAGTTCAACGAAACGCAAAAAGCCATCAAAGACATTCGGTCGCTGCGCACGCAAATCAATGATTTTGTGAGCAAGCAAGGCAGGGACGTTCCTAAGGAAATTAAGTCCGCCGCCGACAGCCTCAACAAACAGTTAACGGCAATCGAAGAAACGCTTTACCAAACAAAGGCAAAAAGCGGACAGGATGTATTGAACTATCCCATTCGCCTGAACGATAAACTGAGCGGCGTGTTTGATGTGGCCAACAGCGGCAATGCTTTGCCCAGTAAGCAAGTGCGGGACGTGTACAATGATCTGGCTTCGCAGATTGATGTGCAACTTGCCAAACTGAAAACAATAAAAGAGAAAGGCGTTCCGGCATTTAATGCGCTTATTCGAGAGAAGGCGTTGCCGGTAATAAAACCCACGATGCCCTAA
- a CDS encoding anthranilate synthase component I family protein, translating into MDTTLNQCSYKLTDVPAFKKKVLNWLKPFGIFCYLDNQEYNNAPHRLECLVAAGVSDSAEGIDIKDADDFFSKKRWLFGHLAYELRRSLYPLTSHKEDKIGFPLFYFFEPQIVLEIKQEHLFVHASNPAKIFADIIHCPSITEGENFALPIAPKGLLSKEDYIEKIRSLQEHILRGDCYEINFCQAFFDYEASIDPFTVFQKLMGVSPNPFSAFYRLHDKYLLCASPERFLMKQKNHLVSQPIKGTIKRELISVEKDEELKKKLRESPKEQAENVMVVDLVRNDLTRICKESSVAVDELFGTYTFPQVHQMISTVSGELKNGSSFTKIVEAMFPMGSMTGAPKHRVMQLIDEYEPSARGIFSGAVGYINPDGDFDLAVVIRSLMYNQTKKILSYQVGSGITFYSDAQKEWEECMLKAEAIQRVLEM; encoded by the coding sequence ATGGATACAACGCTGAACCAATGCAGTTATAAACTGACTGACGTGCCGGCGTTCAAGAAAAAAGTGCTGAACTGGTTAAAACCGTTCGGCATTTTTTGTTATCTGGACAACCAGGAATACAACAATGCACCGCACCGGCTTGAATGCCTCGTAGCCGCCGGCGTCAGCGATTCCGCAGAAGGCATTGACATTAAAGATGCGGACGATTTCTTCAGCAAAAAACGCTGGCTTTTCGGCCATCTTGCTTATGAACTTAGGAGAAGTCTTTATCCGCTCACTTCGCATAAAGAAGACAAGATTGGGTTTCCGCTTTTTTATTTTTTTGAGCCGCAAATTGTGTTGGAAATAAAGCAGGAACATCTCTTCGTTCATGCCTCTAATCCCGCAAAAATTTTTGCCGACATCATCCATTGCCCGTCCATAACGGAAGGGGAAAATTTTGCTTTGCCAATTGCGCCCAAGGGCCTTTTAAGTAAAGAAGATTACATTGAAAAAATCCGGTCGTTACAAGAGCATATTCTTCGGGGCGATTGTTATGAAATCAATTTTTGCCAGGCGTTTTTTGATTACGAAGCCTCGATTGATCCTTTCACTGTGTTTCAAAAACTGATGGGAGTTTCGCCCAATCCTTTCTCGGCTTTCTATCGGCTGCACGATAAATATTTGCTTTGCGCCAGTCCCGAACGTTTTTTAATGAAGCAGAAAAACCACTTGGTTTCTCAGCCCATCAAAGGCACAATAAAAAGAGAGTTGATTTCGGTTGAAAAAGACGAAGAACTAAAAAAAAAGTTGCGCGAAAGTCCAAAGGAGCAAGCCGAAAACGTAATGGTTGTTGACCTGGTGCGCAACGATCTTACACGTATTTGCAAAGAAAGCTCGGTTGCGGTTGACGAGTTGTTCGGCACTTACACTTTTCCTCAAGTTCACCAAATGATTTCCACGGTTAGCGGAGAATTGAAGAATGGTAGTTCGTTCACAAAAATTGTTGAAGCCATGTTTCCCATGGGCTCCATGACCGGTGCACCCAAGCACCGGGTGATGCAACTGATTGATGAATACGAGCCGTCGGCAAGAGGAATTTTTTCAGGTGCTGTCGGTTACATTAATCCGGACGGCGATTTTGATTTGGCCGTCGTCATCCGAAGTCTTATGTACAATCAAACAAAAAAGATTCTTTCTTACCAGGTTGGCTCGGGCATCACATTTTACAGTGATGCGCAGAAAGAGTGGGAAGAGTGCATGTTAAAAGCCGAAGCCATTCAACGGGTTTTAGAGATGTGA
- the gatA gene encoding Asp-tRNA(Asn)/Glu-tRNA(Gln) amidotransferase subunit GatA: MFSFSSIEHYHADLYSGRTTCTQAVRHFLSRIQEQSSLNAFVEVFADEALARAESLDGAEKKGRLHGVVIGLKDNICYKGHKLSAASGILQNFTSLYSSTAVERLLQEGAIIIGRQNCDEFGMGSTNENSFYGPVINPNNAAHVPGGSSGGSAAAVKAGLCMVSLGSDTGGSVRLPADFCGVVGIKPSYGSVSRHGLIAYASSFDVIGVLANTARDASIILEVIAGPDDFDSTALTQTPDWSSVQSESKKYRIAYFPEWVNHPSIDPEISEAIQQRLQKLKEEGHTIEAVTFALTDYIVPTYYILTTAEASSNLSRYDGVRYGPKQDGAVQNLAAFYQQARKIGFGSEVKRRIMLGAFVLSAGYYDAYFTKAQQVRRLLQQQTSLIFNDFDFILAPNAPSVAYKLGEKNEDKVAMYMGDVFTVFANLTGVPAVSLPLFKHSSNLPFGLQVLSSPQNEVCLHRFSHQLMQQSERE, encoded by the coding sequence TTGTTTTCGTTTTCTTCCATTGAACATTATCACGCAGATTTATACAGCGGTCGTACCACTTGCACACAGGCGGTACGACACTTTCTTTCCCGCATACAGGAACAATCTTCTTTAAATGCTTTTGTAGAGGTCTTTGCCGACGAGGCATTGGCCCGCGCCGAATCTTTAGATGGTGCAGAAAAAAAAGGCAGGCTTCACGGTGTGGTTATTGGTTTAAAAGACAACATCTGCTACAAAGGCCACAAACTTTCCGCCGCATCGGGCATTCTTCAAAATTTCACCTCGCTTTATTCGTCTACCGCCGTTGAAAGGTTATTGCAGGAAGGCGCCATTATCATTGGCCGCCAGAATTGCGATGAATTTGGCATGGGTTCTACCAACGAGAATTCGTTTTACGGGCCGGTCATCAATCCGAACAACGCGGCACACGTTCCCGGTGGATCTTCCGGAGGAAGCGCGGCCGCTGTAAAAGCCGGTCTTTGCATGGTTTCGTTAGGTAGCGATACCGGCGGTTCCGTTCGTCTGCCGGCAGATTTTTGTGGTGTCGTTGGAATAAAGCCTTCTTACGGAAGCGTGTCACGTCACGGCCTGATTGCTTATGCTTCTTCCTTTGATGTAATTGGTGTTTTAGCGAATACTGCCCGTGACGCTTCAATCATTTTAGAAGTCATTGCAGGACCGGATGATTTTGACAGCACGGCTCTTACACAAACACCGGATTGGTCATCCGTGCAAAGCGAAAGCAAAAAATACCGCATTGCTTATTTCCCCGAATGGGTAAACCACCCTTCCATTGACCCGGAAATTTCCGAAGCCATTCAGCAGAGATTGCAAAAGCTAAAAGAAGAAGGCCATACAATTGAGGCGGTGACTTTCGCATTGACCGACTACATTGTTCCCACCTATTATATTCTTACCACTGCCGAAGCGTCCAGTAACCTTTCGCGTTACGACGGCGTTCGGTACGGCCCAAAGCAGGACGGGGCTGTTCAAAATCTTGCAGCATTTTATCAACAAGCCCGTAAAATTGGTTTTGGCAGCGAAGTAAAACGCCGCATCATGCTTGGCGCCTTTGTTTTAAGTGCCGGCTATTACGATGCTTATTTTACCAAAGCCCAACAGGTCCGCAGGCTTTTGCAGCAACAAACATCTCTCATTTTCAACGATTTTGATTTTATTCTGGCGCCAAATGCTCCATCTGTTGCCTATAAACTGGGCGAAAAAAATGAGGATAAAGTAGCCATGTACATGGGCGACGTTTTTACCGTTTTTGCAAATCTTACGGGTGTGCCCGCTGTTAGTTTACCGCTTTTTAAACATTCCTCTAACCTTCCTTTTGGACTTCAAGTGCTCTCCTCTCCCCAAAATGAGGTATGTTTGCACCGCTTTTCGCATCAACTGATGCAACAATCAGAGAGAGAGTAA
- a CDS encoding lytic transglycosylase domain-containing protein, translated as MNKLLLLATILVSFLLRDYAAATPLRGTSNQSDTTDVELLKTDPKLGFKDLFEQGTESDFQFAKLNPRAVSFVQDYMEEEGENLARLKITGKRYFTIIESALEKRNLPTELKYLAVIESELKPGATSVKGAGGPWQLMPETARDLGLRVNGRVDERRDYFKSTYAAARYLAYLYELYNDWLLVIAAYNGGPGKVNTAIKRSGSRNFWDLQQYLPAESRNHVKKFIATHYIMEGEGGLTTLTKAETDDLNLSPTVVDGSIAVQNISGKYHSKAIADNIKMSLPEFARLNPNFDKQLSLKGTYELRLPNDKMELFTLNKVPILQESVSILLGMVKN; from the coding sequence ATGAACAAACTCCTGTTGTTGGCTACCATTCTCGTCAGTTTTTTATTGAGGGATTACGCAGCCGCCACTCCGCTTCGCGGAACGAGCAACCAAAGCGATACCACCGACGTTGAACTCCTGAAAACAGATCCCAAACTTGGTTTTAAAGATCTCTTTGAACAAGGCACCGAAAGCGATTTTCAGTTCGCCAAACTCAATCCCAGAGCCGTTTCGTTTGTACAGGATTACATGGAAGAGGAAGGTGAAAATTTAGCCCGTTTAAAAATCACCGGCAAACGCTATTTCACCATTATTGAGTCGGCATTGGAGAAAAGAAACCTGCCAACCGAATTGAAGTACCTGGCGGTGATTGAATCGGAGTTAAAACCCGGTGCCACTTCGGTAAAGGGTGCCGGCGGTCCCTGGCAACTGATGCCCGAAACAGCCCGTGACCTTGGCCTGCGGGTAAACGGCCGTGTGGACGAGCGTCGCGACTATTTTAAGAGCACATACGCCGCTGCACGCTACCTGGCTTATTTGTATGAATTGTACAACGATTGGTTGTTGGTGATTGCTGCTTACAACGGCGGTCCGGGCAAGGTGAACACAGCCATTAAACGCAGTGGCAGCCGCAACTTTTGGGACTTGCAGCAATATCTTCCGGCCGAGAGCCGCAACCATGTAAAGAAGTTTATTGCCACGCACTACATCATGGAAGGCGAAGGTGGGCTGACGACGTTAACAAAGGCGGAAACCGACGATTTGAATCTATCGCCTACGGTTGTTGACGGCTCAATAGCCGTGCAAAACATCAGCGGTAAATATCATTCAAAAGCCATTGCCGACAACATTAAAATGAGTCTGCCTGAATTTGCCAGACTGAACCCGAATTTCGACAAACAGCTTTCGTTAAAAGGCACTTATGAGTTGCGCTTGCCGAATGATAAAATGGAATTGTTTACTTTGAATAAAGTGCCCATTCTTCAAGAATCCGTCAGCATTTTATTGGGTATGGTAAAGAACTAA